The following coding sequences are from one Halobacteriovorax sp. JY17 window:
- a CDS encoding arylesterase — MAKRIIILFLITTCSIFADTKVLFIGDSLTEGYGIAKEKAYPYLLRDILEKKYSKKIEVINGSVSGSTTASGASRLKWFLRSKPEVLILALGANDGLRGIDLTSSKKNLAAIISMAKSKDMKVILAGMYMPPNYGRDYTKKFRDMFVELKKEYSVTLIPFLLEGVAAKKALNLSDGIHPNELGHKKMAENLLPYFRSL, encoded by the coding sequence ATGGCTAAACGAATCATTATTTTATTTCTTATTACTACATGCTCTATTTTTGCAGATACTAAGGTTCTCTTTATAGGGGACTCTCTAACTGAAGGTTATGGTATTGCTAAGGAGAAGGCCTATCCTTATCTTCTCAGGGATATATTGGAAAAGAAGTACTCGAAGAAGATTGAGGTTATAAATGGTAGCGTTTCGGGTTCGACAACGGCCAGTGGGGCCTCCCGTCTTAAGTGGTTTCTTCGTTCAAAACCAGAAGTCCTAATTCTTGCTCTTGGGGCAAATGATGGACTAAGGGGAATAGATTTAACTTCTTCTAAAAAGAACCTCGCAGCGATTATTTCTATGGCAAAGAGTAAAGATATGAAAGTTATTTTGGCCGGTATGTATATGCCGCCAAACTACGGACGTGACTACACTAAGAAGTTTAGAGATATGTTTGTAGAACTTAAGAAAGAATATAGTGTGACACTTATACCATTTCTACTTGAGGGAGTCGCCGCAAAGAAAGCGCTGAATTTGTCAGATGGAATCCACCCAAATGAGTTAGGACATAAGAAGATGGCCGAAAACTTATTACCTTACTTTAGGTCTTTATAA
- a CDS encoding ABC transporter ATP-binding protein → MILECNNLYKNFIQGTNTINVLKGASLSLDIRDTLAIVGKSGSGKSTLLSILSGIESVDKGSIKFLNEDITHFSQKQMTELRSHSIGVVFQQFHLIEHLSALENVMLPLEISNSPDAKTIAMDLLSKVGLADRGDHFPSQLSGGEKQRVAIARAMSNRPKLILADEPSGSLDEETGASIMNLLFDLVEKEDMGLILVTHELQLAARCKRSLILKQGILQDGSLNDS, encoded by the coding sequence ATGATTTTAGAATGCAATAATTTATATAAGAATTTTATTCAGGGAACAAATACTATAAATGTTCTTAAAGGGGCCTCGCTTTCTTTAGATATTAGAGATACTCTCGCCATTGTGGGAAAATCTGGAAGTGGAAAGTCTACTCTCTTATCTATACTTAGTGGAATTGAAAGTGTTGATAAGGGCTCCATTAAATTTTTAAACGAAGATATAACTCATTTTTCTCAGAAACAAATGACTGAACTTCGCTCTCACTCTATTGGGGTCGTTTTTCAACAATTTCATTTAATTGAACATTTGAGCGCTCTTGAAAACGTCATGTTGCCACTTGAAATATCTAATTCTCCAGATGCAAAGACTATAGCAATGGATCTCTTAAGTAAGGTTGGTCTCGCGGATAGGGGAGATCACTTCCCGAGTCAATTAAGTGGTGGTGAAAAACAGAGAGTGGCCATAGCCAGGGCGATGTCTAATCGGCCTAAGCTCATCTTGGCAGATGAACCAAGTGGAAGTTTGGATGAAGAGACTGGTGCGAGTATTATGAACCTTTTATTTGATTTAGTAGAAAAAGAAGATATGGGGCTTATTCTAGTTACACACGAGCTTCAATTGGCCGCTAGGTGTAAGAGATCCCTAATTTTAAAGCAGGGGATTCTACAAGACGGAAGTTTGAATGATTCTTAA